A region from the Dendropsophus ebraccatus isolate aDenEbr1 chromosome 1, aDenEbr1.pat, whole genome shotgun sequence genome encodes:
- the CDKN1B gene encoding cyclin-dependent kinase inhibitor 1B — MSGVRLSPGSPGVERVSRAPGSPRTAARRCLFGPVDHESLARELARCRQELEDEQRQRWNFDFHNERPLDGALSWEVAGPDTPDFYRRGPHLKAGAEEEPEARGKKRSGEATDPPSSNARKSHRTETGDTVGGSSAPSPEKTPKKSRPST, encoded by the exons ATGTCGGGCGTGCGCCTGTCCCCGGGCTCTCCGGGCGTGGAGCGGGTGTCCCGGGCCCCGGGCTCGCCCCGCACCGCCGCCCGCCGATGCCTCTTCGGGCCGGTAGACCATGAGAGCCTGGCCCGGGAGCTGGCCCGGTGCCGCCAGGAGCTGGAGGACGAGCAGCGGCAGCGCTGGAACTTCGACTTCCACAACGAACGCCCGCTAGACGGCGCCCTGAGCTGGGAGGTGGCGGGGCCCGACACACCCGACTTCTACCGCCGGGGGCCACACCTAAAAGCGGGCGCCGAGGAGGAGCCGGAGGCCCGGGGGAAGAAGAGGAGCGGAGAAGCGACGG ACCCCCCCTCATCCAACGCCAGGAAATCCCACAGGACAGAGACTGGAGACACCGTGGGGGGCAGCTCGGCGCCTTCGCCTGAGAAGACCCCCAAGAAGAGTCGACCCAGCACGTAG